Proteins from one Azospirillum brasilense genomic window:
- a CDS encoding alpha-hydroxy acid oxidase, which translates to MSVPADTVSLYDYERHFTARVDAATRAYIAGTGADGITRQANRDAYDRMRLMPRALRDLSGASAATSLFGQAMPYPILIAPMAFHRLVHRDGERATAQAAGLTGTWMTVSTQSSVTLEEVAAVAGGPLWFQLYTQPRPEDTLALVRRAEAAGYRALVLTVDAPVSGLRNIEQRAGFRLPDGIAPVNLAGLAPDSFTPPRPGSPVFQGMLHAAATWDTVRWLCAETRLPVLLKGIMNPDDVDPAIEAGAAGIIVSNHGGRTLDTLPAVAEVLPLVAARAAGRLPILADGGIRRGTDILKALALGADAVLVGQPVLHALAVGGMAGVAHMLTILQTELEVAMALSGRARLADIDRSVIFDPPRI; encoded by the coding sequence ATGAGCGTTCCCGCCGACACCGTCTCGCTCTACGACTACGAGCGCCACTTCACCGCCCGCGTCGATGCGGCGACCCGCGCCTACATCGCGGGGACCGGGGCGGACGGCATCACCCGGCAGGCCAACCGCGACGCCTACGACCGGATGCGCCTGATGCCGCGGGCGTTGCGCGACCTGTCGGGGGCCAGCGCGGCGACGAGCCTGTTCGGGCAGGCCATGCCCTATCCCATCCTGATCGCGCCGATGGCCTTCCACCGGCTGGTCCATCGCGACGGGGAGCGGGCCACCGCCCAGGCGGCTGGCCTCACCGGCACCTGGATGACCGTCAGCACCCAGTCCAGCGTGACGCTGGAGGAGGTCGCGGCGGTCGCCGGCGGGCCGCTGTGGTTCCAACTCTACACCCAGCCGCGGCCGGAGGACACGCTGGCCCTGGTGCGGCGGGCGGAAGCCGCTGGCTACCGCGCGCTGGTGCTGACGGTGGACGCGCCGGTCAGCGGCCTGCGCAACATCGAGCAGCGCGCCGGCTTCCGCCTGCCGGACGGCATCGCCCCGGTCAATCTGGCCGGTCTGGCGCCGGACAGCTTCACCCCGCCGCGGCCCGGCAGCCCGGTCTTCCAGGGCATGCTGCACGCCGCCGCCACCTGGGACACGGTGCGCTGGCTGTGCGCCGAGACGCGGCTGCCGGTGCTGCTGAAGGGGATCATGAACCCCGACGACGTCGACCCCGCCATCGAGGCGGGGGCGGCGGGCATCATCGTGTCGAACCATGGCGGGCGGACGCTCGACACGCTGCCCGCGGTGGCGGAGGTGCTGCCGCTGGTCGCCGCCCGCGCGGCGGGCCGCCTGCCCATCCTGGCCGACGGCGGCATCCGGCGCGGCACCGACATCCTGAAGGCGCTGGCGCTGGGCGCCGACGCGGTGCTGGTGGGCCAGCCGGTGCTGCACGCCCTGGCGGTCGGCGGCATGGCGGGGGTGGCCCACATGCTGACCATTCTTCAGACCGAGTTGGAGGTCGCCATGGCGCTGAGCGGGCGGGCGCGGCTGGCCGACATCGACCGTTCGGTGATCTTCGACCCGCCGCGCATTTGA
- a CDS encoding tetratricopeptide repeat protein has protein sequence MSGVAAALPAEGPDIIDVQLALGQQCLDRGGAERAQAVEWFRIAARSGDARAVNMLGRCHEHGWGVPADPVLAAAHYRRAAELGDAWALFNLADLHCRGLGVPADDTEAYRLYAAAARGGNVKALNMLGLFHEAGRAVAEDGAGARQLFQAAAEGGDCWGRFNHARLLLQDGRTEEALAWFARALETGFPDFYRGMAAALADQPDPRLRALARRASELAEGCS, from the coding sequence ATGAGCGGTGTTGCGGCGGCCCTTCCCGCGGAGGGTCCGGACATCATCGACGTGCAGCTCGCCCTGGGGCAGCAGTGCCTCGACCGTGGCGGGGCCGAGCGGGCGCAGGCGGTGGAGTGGTTCCGCATCGCCGCCCGCAGCGGCGACGCCCGCGCCGTCAACATGCTGGGACGCTGCCACGAGCACGGCTGGGGCGTGCCCGCCGATCCCGTCCTGGCCGCCGCCCATTACCGCCGGGCGGCCGAGCTGGGCGATGCGTGGGCGTTGTTCAATCTGGCCGACCTGCATTGCCGCGGCCTGGGCGTTCCGGCGGACGACACCGAAGCCTACCGGCTCTACGCCGCCGCGGCGCGCGGAGGCAACGTGAAGGCGCTGAACATGCTGGGCCTGTTCCACGAGGCCGGGCGCGCGGTGGCCGAGGACGGGGCGGGCGCCCGCCAGCTCTTCCAGGCCGCCGCCGAGGGCGGGGACTGCTGGGGCCGCTTCAACCACGCCCGGCTGCTGCTCCAGGACGGGCGGACGGAGGAGGCGCTGGCGTGGTTCGCGCGGGCGCTGGAGACCGGCTTCCCCGACTTTTACCGCGGCATGGCCGCCGCCCTGGCCGACCAGCCCGACCCGCGCCTGCGCGCGTTGGCGCGACGGGCAAGCGAGTTGGCTGAGGGCTGTTCTTAA
- a CDS encoding Fe2+-dependent dioxygenase — protein sequence MLLQIPDVLTADEVAHCRAVLEASPWVDGRVTAGSQAVLAKNNLQIPEESDTARELGVVILKALGRNPAFNSAALPLRVLPPMFNRYDLDMTYGNHVDNAIRAIPGTGGLRMRADVSTTIFLSDPGEYDGGNLVVEDTYGTKGVKLPAGHAVVYPSSSLHRVTPVTRGSRWASFFFTQSLVKDDGLRAMLYDLDVAIIDLRRELGDQHLSVLALVNHYHNLLRRWAEV from the coding sequence GTGCTTCTGCAAATCCCCGACGTTCTGACCGCCGACGAGGTCGCCCACTGCCGCGCCGTGCTGGAGGCGTCGCCCTGGGTCGATGGGCGCGTCACCGCGGGCTCCCAGGCGGTGCTGGCCAAGAACAACCTGCAGATCCCGGAGGAGAGCGACACCGCCCGCGAGTTGGGCGTGGTCATCCTGAAGGCGTTGGGGCGCAACCCGGCCTTCAATTCCGCGGCCCTGCCGCTGCGCGTCCTGCCGCCCATGTTCAACCGCTACGACCTGGACATGACCTACGGCAACCATGTGGACAACGCCATCCGGGCCATTCCGGGCACCGGCGGCCTGCGGATGCGGGCCGACGTCTCCACCACGATCTTCCTCAGCGATCCCGGCGAGTATGACGGTGGCAATCTGGTCGTCGAGGACACCTACGGCACCAAGGGCGTGAAGCTGCCGGCGGGGCACGCGGTGGTTTATCCGTCCAGCAGCCTGCACCGGGTGACCCCGGTGACGCGCGGCTCGCGCTGGGCCTCCTTCTTCTTCACGCAGTCGCTGGTCAAGGACGATGGGCTGCGGGCGATGCTTTACGACCTCGACGTCGCGATCATCGACCTGCGCCGGGAACTGGGCGACCAGCACCTGTCCGTGCTGGCCCTGGTCAACCACTACCACAACCTGCTGCGGCGCTGGGCGGAGGTGTGA
- a CDS encoding TonB-dependent receptor gives MLQSNVPDRLRPIIAGAAATAGLAMSFSTLATVAEAQTAGMGAGSGAGTAPGTAAGAATVLDPVRVGADRPADSGNVNAKPTGISRLPDTVKDTPRVVNVVPEEIIEQQRATTLEQVLRNVPGITISTGEGNGGQNGDQFRIRGLTARGDIYTDGLKDFGVYTHDVFNTETVQVFKGPSGNGFGVGNSGGVINQGTKKAGLDKRYKVEQSVGSGPTYRTTVDVNQPINETTALRINGLYHDQDVADRDKVEAKRKGIAADLGVGLGTPTTWHLNYSYLDGDKIPDMGVPMIRGRDGTFRPAPEFGLDRSTSYVRNQDRDDTDNHVVTSTLAHEVSKTLSFYNDSRYSHYERDFVSTTPTALTAANSTLFLNGGNPVIAYGAGGGLAFKQKGWGVQNVAGAKAEGTFLGLYHKVNGGLDLSYQKDERRGGSWVNRTNTQTIRNPSHNYPANAFLTYPATGVRESSVANTGLFITDRVWLFEQLSVQGGLRWDYFRSTFRASDPAVAGGSASTRTLSPSASLIYEPTKDASLYVSYARSNKPIGVDIAAQLTNGTAETPRNGRDFDPEKTDLYEIGGKADFLGGRLGLNGALFQIEKSNTYSVDPATGTVTDGFSEAGLGTRIRGFEAGVSGKVVEGWSVYASYAYLDGEIKESRTNAAVVGNEAPNVPKHNASLWSTYEFAPGVVPGKVMVGGGIQYASEYWADSANTGRVPETVSLDSVVSYEINNLSLALNAYNLTDHRNYASAFNASRAVPASGRTFMLTAGATF, from the coding sequence ATGTTGCAATCGAATGTCCCCGACCGCCTCCGACCCATCATCGCCGGCGCCGCCGCGACGGCGGGGCTGGCGATGTCCTTCTCCACCCTGGCGACGGTGGCCGAGGCTCAGACGGCTGGAATGGGGGCCGGGTCTGGCGCGGGGACCGCGCCGGGCACCGCGGCCGGCGCCGCCACTGTCCTCGACCCGGTGCGGGTGGGCGCCGACCGCCCGGCCGACAGCGGCAACGTGAACGCCAAGCCCACCGGCATCTCCCGTCTGCCCGACACGGTCAAGGACACGCCCCGCGTCGTCAACGTCGTTCCGGAAGAGATCATCGAGCAGCAGCGCGCCACGACGCTGGAGCAGGTTCTGCGCAACGTCCCCGGCATCACCATCTCGACCGGTGAGGGCAACGGCGGCCAGAACGGCGACCAGTTCCGCATCCGCGGCCTGACCGCCCGCGGCGACATCTACACCGACGGCCTGAAGGACTTCGGCGTCTACACCCACGACGTCTTCAACACCGAGACGGTGCAGGTCTTCAAGGGGCCGTCGGGCAACGGCTTCGGCGTCGGCAACTCCGGCGGCGTCATCAACCAGGGCACCAAGAAGGCCGGGCTGGACAAGCGCTACAAGGTCGAGCAGTCGGTCGGCTCCGGCCCCACCTACCGCACCACGGTGGACGTGAACCAGCCGATCAACGAGACGACGGCGCTGCGCATCAACGGCCTGTACCACGACCAGGACGTCGCCGACCGCGACAAGGTCGAGGCCAAGCGCAAGGGCATCGCCGCCGATCTGGGCGTGGGGCTGGGCACCCCGACGACCTGGCACCTGAACTACTCGTACCTCGACGGCGACAAGATTCCGGACATGGGCGTGCCGATGATCCGCGGCCGCGACGGCACGTTCCGTCCGGCGCCCGAGTTCGGGCTCGACCGGTCCACGTCCTACGTCCGCAACCAGGACCGCGACGACACCGACAACCACGTCGTGACCTCGACCCTGGCGCATGAGGTCAGCAAGACCCTGTCCTTCTACAACGACAGCCGCTACAGCCATTACGAGCGCGATTTCGTCTCCACCACCCCGACCGCGCTGACCGCGGCCAACAGCACGCTCTTCCTGAACGGCGGCAACCCGGTGATCGCCTACGGCGCCGGCGGCGGCCTTGCCTTCAAGCAGAAGGGCTGGGGCGTCCAGAACGTCGCGGGCGCGAAGGCGGAGGGCACCTTCCTCGGCCTCTACCACAAGGTCAACGGCGGCCTGGACCTCAGCTACCAGAAGGACGAGCGTCGCGGCGGCAGCTGGGTCAACCGCACCAACACCCAGACCATCCGCAACCCCAGCCACAACTACCCGGCCAACGCCTTCCTCACCTACCCGGCGACCGGCGTGCGTGAATCGAGCGTCGCCAACACCGGCCTGTTCATCACCGACCGCGTGTGGCTGTTCGAGCAGCTGTCGGTGCAGGGCGGCCTGCGCTGGGATTACTTCCGCAGCACCTTCCGCGCCTCCGACCCGGCGGTGGCGGGCGGCAGCGCCAGCACCCGGACGCTCAGCCCGTCGGCCAGCCTGATCTACGAGCCGACCAAGGACGCGTCGCTGTATGTCTCCTACGCGCGCTCCAACAAGCCGATCGGCGTGGACATCGCCGCGCAGCTCACCAACGGCACGGCGGAGACCCCGCGCAACGGGCGTGACTTCGATCCGGAGAAGACCGACCTCTACGAGATCGGCGGCAAGGCCGACTTCCTCGGCGGGCGGCTGGGTCTGAACGGCGCCCTGTTCCAGATCGAGAAGAGCAACACCTACTCGGTCGATCCGGCCACCGGCACGGTCACCGACGGCTTCTCCGAGGCCGGTCTCGGCACCCGCATCCGCGGCTTCGAGGCCGGGGTGAGCGGCAAGGTGGTCGAGGGCTGGAGCGTCTACGCCAGCTACGCCTACCTCGACGGCGAGATCAAGGAGTCGCGGACCAACGCGGCGGTCGTCGGCAACGAGGCTCCGAACGTGCCGAAGCACAACGCCAGCCTGTGGTCGACCTACGAGTTCGCCCCCGGCGTCGTGCCCGGCAAGGTCATGGTCGGCGGCGGCATCCAGTACGCCTCGGAATATTGGGCCGACAGCGCCAACACCGGCCGCGTGCCGGAGACGGTCTCGCTGGACAGCGTGGTGTCCTATGAGATCAACAACCTGTCCCTGGCGCTCAACGCCTACAACCTGACCGACCACCGCAACTACGCCTCGGCCTTCAACGCCTCGCGCGCGGTGCCGGCCTCGGGCCGCACCTTCATGCTGACCGCCGGCGCCACCTTCTGA
- a CDS encoding glycosyl transferase family protein — MMGKRKDAAPCPASVPVPKPEASGQVKAVPRDQENRLPRGRLIVALDALLSKRNVTLAARDLGLQTSALSRLLAQMREEFGDPLFIRSGRGLVPTPFAEALRPRVQMLARGIDALFEPSAERPALDETFDPRWNVPTGIDAPPLQVRPAGLLEGQPSPAQIDAKLERIAPDATAQDRLARHIGVLGIAGGGHGRPLTAEEAEEAMTIILAGEADPVQVGALLGMMRMRGSTAPELAGLVRAMRAHVAAGLGRTIQADIDWPCFTSPNYHNPPWFFHAARLVAQAGHRVLLHGGTGCSTVSGRYEFIAPTVGIPVCTNTREIAAALAAQRIAYAPLAALSPQIYRLIGLHRLTQTRSAVFEAVHLLKPSKAKTSLLGAAKPTYRELHRDAARILGWKHMAVLGSVRDVAQFTPFRPSSIHRLVNGEAEDLILPACMEEPPPTPRPRGTSLEYWQGVWTGAVRDTRAERIIIGTAAFALFALPGATGPAFADALRLAEQLWKARLGQTALAVRIPG; from the coding sequence ATGATGGGCAAGAGGAAGGACGCGGCGCCTTGTCCAGCGTCGGTGCCGGTGCCGAAACCGGAGGCGTCCGGTCAGGTCAAGGCCGTTCCCCGCGACCAGGAGAACCGGCTGCCGCGCGGACGGTTGATCGTCGCGCTGGACGCGCTGCTGTCGAAACGCAACGTCACGCTTGCCGCCCGCGACCTTGGGCTTCAGACCTCGGCGCTCAGCCGGCTCCTGGCGCAGATGCGCGAGGAGTTCGGCGATCCCCTGTTCATCCGCTCTGGCCGCGGCCTGGTGCCCACGCCCTTCGCCGAAGCGTTGCGCCCGCGGGTCCAGATGCTGGCCCGTGGGATCGACGCTTTGTTCGAGCCGTCGGCGGAGCGCCCGGCGCTTGACGAAACCTTCGATCCGCGCTGGAACGTGCCGACCGGCATCGACGCCCCGCCGCTTCAGGTGCGGCCCGCCGGCCTGCTGGAGGGGCAGCCCTCGCCGGCGCAGATCGACGCGAAACTGGAGAGGATCGCGCCGGACGCGACCGCGCAGGACCGTCTGGCCCGCCACATCGGTGTGCTGGGCATCGCCGGCGGCGGCCACGGACGCCCGCTGACCGCCGAGGAGGCGGAGGAGGCGATGACCATCATCCTGGCGGGCGAGGCCGATCCGGTCCAGGTCGGCGCGCTTCTCGGCATGATGCGGATGCGCGGCTCCACCGCGCCGGAACTGGCCGGACTGGTGCGGGCGATGCGGGCGCATGTCGCCGCCGGGCTGGGCCGGACGATCCAGGCGGACATCGACTGGCCCTGCTTCACCTCGCCCAACTACCACAACCCGCCCTGGTTCTTTCACGCGGCGCGGCTGGTCGCGCAGGCCGGCCATCGGGTGTTGCTGCACGGCGGCACGGGCTGCAGCACGGTCTCCGGCCGTTACGAGTTCATCGCGCCCACCGTGGGCATCCCGGTCTGCACCAACACGCGGGAGATCGCGGCGGCGCTGGCGGCGCAGCGGATCGCCTACGCCCCGCTCGCCGCCTTGTCCCCGCAGATCTACCGGCTGATCGGGCTGCACCGGCTGACCCAGACCCGCTCCGCCGTGTTCGAGGCCGTGCATCTGCTGAAGCCGTCCAAGGCCAAGACCTCCCTGCTGGGCGCGGCCAAGCCGACCTATCGGGAACTGCACCGCGACGCCGCCCGCATCCTCGGCTGGAAGCACATGGCCGTGCTGGGCAGCGTGCGCGACGTCGCCCAGTTCACACCCTTCCGCCCCTCCTCCATCCACCGGCTGGTCAACGGCGAGGCGGAGGATCTCATCCTGCCCGCCTGCATGGAGGAGCCGCCGCCCACACCGCGCCCACGCGGCACCAGCCTGGAATATTGGCAGGGTGTGTGGACCGGTGCCGTGCGTGACACGCGGGCCGAGCGGATCATCATCGGGACTGCGGCCTTCGCCCTGTTCGCCCTTCCCGGCGCCACCGGGCCGGCCTTCGCCGACGCCCTGCGGCTGGCCGAGCAGCTCTGGAAGGCCCGTCTCGGCCAGACGGCGCTGGCCGTGCGGATTCCGGGCTGA
- a CDS encoding phosphatase PAP2 family protein has product MGRAMALAGLRTPGFWTRLGRHELRLLVGMAVSAGLILAFALLAGEVIEGETAAFDRAVLMALRVAGDPTTPLGPPWLHNAARDITALGSITVLSLITAVTVGFLLLRGKRGASLLVLLSVGGGMAISGLLKNQIGRERPDIVPHGDIVFTASFPSGHSLLSAVVFLTLGAMLARFVEGRRQKAYVLVVAMAVTLLVGFSRIYLGVHWPTDVLAGWCVGAGWATLCWLVALWLQRRGAVEPEGEAGPVPDRT; this is encoded by the coding sequence ATGGGGCGGGCGATGGCGCTGGCAGGATTGAGGACACCCGGCTTCTGGACGAGGCTCGGCCGGCACGAATTGAGGCTTCTCGTCGGCATGGCGGTCAGCGCCGGGCTGATCCTGGCCTTCGCCCTGCTGGCGGGCGAAGTGATCGAGGGCGAGACGGCGGCCTTCGACCGTGCTGTGCTGATGGCGTTGCGGGTGGCCGGCGATCCAACGACGCCGTTGGGGCCGCCCTGGCTTCACAACGCGGCCCGCGACATCACGGCGCTGGGCAGCATCACCGTGCTGTCGCTGATCACCGCGGTGACGGTGGGCTTCCTGCTGCTTCGGGGAAAGCGCGGGGCGTCGCTCCTGGTGCTGCTGTCGGTCGGCGGCGGCATGGCGATCAGCGGCCTGTTGAAGAACCAGATCGGGCGGGAGCGTCCGGACATCGTCCCCCACGGTGACATCGTCTTCACCGCCAGTTTCCCAAGCGGCCATTCGCTGCTGTCGGCGGTCGTTTTCCTGACGTTGGGCGCGATGCTGGCGCGCTTTGTCGAGGGGAGGCGGCAGAAGGCTTATGTGCTCGTCGTGGCGATGGCGGTGACCCTGCTGGTCGGGTTCAGCCGCATTTATCTGGGCGTCCATTGGCCGACCGACGTCCTGGCCGGCTGGTGCGTCGGGGCGGGCTGGGCGACGCTGTGCTGGCTCGTCGCCCTGTGGCTGCAAAGACGCGGTGCCGTCGAACCGGAGGGTGAAGCCGGACCGGTGCCGGATCGCACTTGA
- the ahcY gene encoding adenosylhomocysteinase codes for MAAPANFTDFKVKDISLAEWGRKEITIAETEMPGLMALRAEFGETKPLAGARIVGCLHMTIQTAVLIETLTALGATVRWSSCNIFSTQDQAAAAIAAAGIPVFAWKGETEEEFWWCIEQTLRGPDGWVPNMILDDGGDVTQIMHDKYPEMLAEVRGLSEETTTGVHRLYEMMKKGTLKVPAINVNDSVTKSKFDNLYGCRESLVDGIKRATDVMVAGKVAVVAGYGDVGKGSAASLRSQGARVLVTEIDPITALQAAMEGYQVVTMDEAAPQGDIFVTATGNVDVITLDHMRQMKDRAIVCNIGHFDSEIQIEALRNYKWEEVKPQVDEVVFPDGKRLIVLAQGRLVNLGCATGHPSFVMSASFTNQVLAQIELWTNAASYENKVYVLPKHLDEKVARLHLDKIGAKLTTLSAKQAEYIGVKVEGPFKPDHYRY; via the coding sequence ATGGCCGCGCCCGCCAACTTCACCGACTTCAAGGTCAAGGACATCAGCCTCGCCGAGTGGGGCCGCAAGGAAATCACCATCGCCGAGACCGAGATGCCCGGCCTGATGGCGCTGCGCGCGGAGTTCGGCGAGACGAAGCCGCTGGCCGGCGCCCGCATCGTCGGCTGCCTGCACATGACCATCCAGACCGCCGTGCTGATCGAGACGCTGACCGCTCTCGGCGCGACCGTCCGCTGGTCGTCCTGCAACATCTTCTCGACCCAGGACCAGGCCGCCGCCGCCATCGCCGCCGCCGGCATCCCGGTCTTCGCCTGGAAGGGCGAGACGGAGGAGGAGTTCTGGTGGTGCATCGAGCAGACCCTGCGCGGCCCGGACGGCTGGGTGCCGAACATGATCCTGGACGACGGCGGCGACGTCACCCAGATCATGCACGACAAGTATCCGGAGATGCTGGCCGAGGTCCGCGGCCTGTCGGAGGAGACCACCACCGGCGTCCACCGTCTCTATGAGATGATGAAGAAGGGCACGCTGAAGGTTCCGGCCATCAACGTGAACGACAGCGTCACCAAGTCGAAGTTCGACAACCTCTACGGCTGCCGCGAGTCGCTGGTCGACGGCATCAAGCGCGCCACCGACGTGATGGTGGCCGGCAAGGTCGCCGTGGTCGCCGGCTACGGCGACGTGGGCAAGGGCTCGGCCGCCTCGCTGCGCTCGCAGGGCGCGCGCGTCCTGGTGACGGAGATCGACCCGATCACCGCGCTCCAGGCCGCCATGGAAGGCTATCAGGTCGTCACCATGGACGAGGCCGCCCCGCAGGGCGACATCTTCGTCACCGCGACCGGCAACGTGGACGTCATCACGCTGGACCACATGCGCCAGATGAAGGACCGCGCCATCGTCTGCAACATCGGCCACTTCGACAGCGAGATCCAGATCGAGGCTCTGCGCAACTACAAGTGGGAAGAGGTCAAGCCGCAGGTCGACGAGGTCGTCTTCCCCGACGGCAAGCGCCTGATCGTCCTGGCCCAGGGCCGCCTGGTGAACCTGGGCTGCGCCACCGGCCACCCGAGCTTCGTGATGAGCGCCAGCTTCACCAACCAGGTGCTGGCCCAGATCGAGCTGTGGACCAACGCCGCCAGCTACGAGAACAAGGTCTACGTCCTACCGAAGCACCTGGACGAGAAGGTCGCCCGCCTGCATCTGGACAAGATCGGCGCCAAACTGACCACGCTGTCGGCCAAGCAGGCCGAGTACATCGGCGTGAAGGTCGAAGGCCCGTTCAAGCCGGACCACTACCGCTACTAA
- a CDS encoding Hsp33 family molecular chaperone, producing the protein MDDPSVQPITDDLVLPFQIEASRLRGRMVKLGPALDEILTRHAYPEPVARFLAETMTLAMLLSSMLKYDGIFTLQTKGDGPVRLMVADITSVGDIRAYAQFDEEALAKAADDVAIAPAPALLGKGHIAFTVDQGPNTERYQGIVELYGKTLADCVQHYFRQSEQIDTGLTVSVDQETLPDGSKGAWRAGGIMIQRLPQDATEKVLGSGDEDAWRRAMVLLSSTTGDELLDPELAASALLFRLFHEDGVRVWQPKALRFGCRCSRERVSDMLSSLPREEVQDLKIDDGRVEVVCQFCSTAYHFDDADLDRVYGTAK; encoded by the coding sequence ATGGACGATCCTTCCGTCCAACCGATCACCGACGATCTCGTTCTGCCTTTCCAGATCGAGGCGTCGCGCCTGCGCGGCCGCATGGTGAAGCTCGGCCCCGCGCTGGACGAAATCCTGACCCGCCACGCCTACCCGGAGCCGGTCGCCCGCTTCCTGGCCGAGACGATGACGCTCGCCATGCTGCTGTCCAGCATGCTGAAGTACGACGGCATCTTCACGCTCCAGACCAAGGGCGACGGGCCGGTCCGGCTGATGGTGGCGGACATCACCTCGGTCGGCGACATCCGCGCCTACGCCCAGTTCGACGAAGAGGCGCTGGCCAAGGCCGCCGACGACGTGGCCATCGCCCCGGCACCGGCCCTGCTCGGCAAGGGCCACATCGCCTTCACCGTGGACCAGGGGCCGAACACCGAGCGCTACCAGGGCATCGTCGAGCTGTACGGCAAGACGCTGGCCGACTGCGTGCAGCACTATTTCCGGCAGTCGGAGCAGATCGACACCGGGCTGACCGTGTCGGTGGACCAGGAGACCCTGCCGGACGGCAGCAAGGGCGCCTGGCGGGCCGGCGGCATCATGATCCAGCGCCTGCCGCAGGACGCCACGGAAAAGGTGCTCGGCTCCGGCGACGAGGACGCGTGGCGCCGCGCCATGGTCCTGCTGTCCAGCACCACCGGCGACGAGCTTCTGGACCCGGAACTGGCGGCCAGCGCCCTGCTGTTCCGCCTGTTCCACGAAGACGGCGTGCGGGTGTGGCAGCCCAAGGCCCTGCGCTTCGGCTGCCGCTGCTCGCGCGAGCGGGTGTCGGACATGCTGTCCAGCCTGCCGCGCGAGGAGGTGCAGGATCTGAAGATCGACGACGGGCGCGTCGAGGTGGTCTGCCAGTTCTGCTCCACCGCCTACCACTTCGACGACGCGGATCTCGACCGGGTCTACGGGACGGCGAAGTAA
- the argF gene encoding ornithine carbamoyltransferase, which translates to MSAVRHFLDIDRLDKATLRQILAMAATIKKDIPAYRSLFAGRTLAMIFEKPSTRTRVSFEVGMRQLGGDVVVLKPDDMQLGRGETIGDTARVLSRYVDAVMVRTMGEERVQELAEFASVPIINGLTDQSHPCQIMADVMTFEEHRGPIEGRTVAWIGDVNNVAVSWVHVAVRLGVEIRLGCPEIYGPAPELLDWVKREGGRITVTTSPEEAVRGADCVVTDAWASMHNTDVDERAAVLGPYQVNEALMDLAAPDALFMHCLPAHRGEEVTDGVIDGRHSVVWDEAENRLHAQKAILAWCLGATI; encoded by the coding sequence ATGTCCGCCGTTCGTCATTTCCTCGACATCGACCGGCTGGACAAGGCGACCCTGCGCCAGATCCTTGCCATGGCCGCGACCATCAAGAAGGACATCCCGGCCTACCGCTCGCTGTTCGCGGGCCGCACGCTGGCGATGATCTTCGAGAAGCCGTCGACCCGCACCCGCGTCTCCTTCGAGGTCGGCATGCGCCAGCTCGGCGGCGACGTGGTGGTGCTGAAGCCCGACGACATGCAGCTCGGCCGCGGCGAGACCATCGGCGACACCGCCCGCGTGCTGTCCCGCTATGTGGACGCGGTGATGGTCCGCACCATGGGCGAGGAGCGCGTGCAGGAGCTGGCCGAGTTCGCCTCGGTGCCGATCATCAACGGCCTGACCGACCAGTCGCACCCCTGCCAGATCATGGCCGACGTGATGACCTTCGAGGAGCATCGCGGCCCCATCGAAGGGCGCACGGTGGCCTGGATCGGCGACGTGAACAACGTGGCGGTGAGCTGGGTCCATGTGGCGGTGCGCCTCGGCGTGGAAATCCGCCTCGGCTGCCCGGAGATCTACGGCCCGGCGCCGGAGCTGCTCGACTGGGTGAAGCGCGAGGGCGGGCGGATCACCGTCACCACCTCGCCGGAGGAGGCCGTGCGCGGCGCCGACTGCGTGGTCACCGACGCCTGGGCCTCGATGCACAACACCGACGTGGATGAGCGGGCGGCGGTCCTCGGTCCCTATCAGGTCAACGAGGCGCTGATGGATCTCGCCGCCCCCGACGCCCTGTTCATGCACTGCCTGCCCGCCCACCGCGGGGAGGAAGTGACCGACGGGGTGATCGACGGCCGGCACTCGGTCGTCTGGGACGAGGCGGAAAATCGCCTGCACGCCCAGAAGGCCATACTGGCATGGTGCCTCGGCGCCACTATTTAA